One genomic window of Aethina tumida isolate Nest 87 chromosome 3, icAetTumi1.1, whole genome shotgun sequence includes the following:
- the LOC109608666 gene encoding guanine nucleotide-releasing factor 2 isoform X3, with protein MTSTPKSAKHVPENESSSPSPLAGQGPGGHKPSFKGTKLARRARSFKDDFLGKFSQMRGPNSAAAAAATAAGSPAGRAHSPKGSGHHGKPHDEHDASVTTITYAPNKSPIKEMDDLWKQIQVALKHFREIISKNKLEMLPGNGTIVLDTVWMINLWVKSNVSGENSSSVISATNRMYQSVARLIKLCDDVLIDDKSAELNKDNVEEILDQVDEAVKNLADLAREKITQQQQALQNNSGGGGGGGGVYKTAPRTSYGNASLEMPAQRNSLPDIPLSPREREILEQTCCKPSVVRSSHSTESILRDPSPPPKPPLPDSNSIRPPPLPPKKKNLKAQVMDDCFCIESPITSSLERMSLRSKSPESSNSLLSESAGSIESMFNHSREEDELMAIKDGDMDMSFDHHNSDIIGANGSHNSWEESSLSSSLSNNNSDHITSVNDYHRLSNTDSGIVSFRSSSYSKRSSQQSSISSQFGSGGHHITSKHSANVSEMVKSESTLQNLYLGDNQLSVGSFSHKTSNSSSVTVSNESVFNRDEMDLGGDETPPAIPQKTRKKHERQPSPYDNVPDDRLGGEVLISCQMHQSHQSLSSSTSISSTTIGQQDSTKPPPLPPKKKHMFQSVAYSVMAYMEMFGNCSHTNDQEFMRHSIHVHQSQYAPSHLSQSSLGSVGGLPTTQSCSFSHTSSSSRTTSQTQIHSLNLHTAAHTLDQRIPSPLHSPGSALSSSSTSSNSLPPALPPKQRTRKSSSKSPPPTPTSVHHHSHHHSAPEPRAPSVASAPSPAKTLPDLLEHTAAVTKSQTMTPVATSAVEEKEKEEGPCDIDLMEELDADKYLVKKKEDEEGPEIRGGPIDALIIQATKATKNGVFTYQEAFLTTYRTFISPLDLISKLIRRYNHFYSQPDKKPRSREAFALIVRVVSDLTASDLDEQLQQKLMSFVQQLISCGELTLAKALRVKHLERHEAKLLSIKLTNTVTSLSLSAKNFSLLDFKSEQIAEQMTLLDSELFNKIEIPEVLTWAQEQNEERSPNLTRFSEHFNKMSYWARTRILTAETKDIREKFFLKFIKIMKHLRKINNYNSYLAMLSALDSAPVRRLEWQKHVQEGLKEYCALIDSSSSFRAYRLALENTEPPCIPYIGLVLQDLTFVHIGNSNLLPDGMINFSKRWQQYHIVENMKRFKKEKTYAFKKNEKIIQFFGNFDDLIGEDAMWQLSETIKPRGGKKTNQ; from the exons ATGACATCTACACCGAAATCGGCCAAACATGTCCcag AAAACGAGAGTTCGAGCCCGTCCCCGTTGGCCGGTCAGGGCCCGGGCGGCCACAAGCCCTCATTCAAAGGAACGAAACTCGCCCGACGCGCCCGCTCTTTCAAGGACGACTTCCTCGGCAAGTTCTCCCAGATGCGCGGACCAAATTCGGCGGCGGCGGCTGCCGCGACCGCCGCAGGTTCGCCCGCCGGTCGGGCGCACAGTCCCAAAGGGTCCGGCCATCACGGCAAGCCGCACGACGAACATGACGCCTCCGTAACCACAATAACTTACGCGCCGAACAAGAGCCCCATTAAG GAGATGGATGATTTATGGAAGCAGATTCAGGTCGCGTTGAAGCACTTTCGGGAGATCATCTCGAAAAACAAGCTGGAAATGTTGCCGGGCAACGGGACAATCGTTCTGGATACTGTGTGGATGATCAATCTGTGGGTGAAGTCAAACGTTTCGGGTGAGAACAGCAGCAGCGTGATTTCGGCCACAAATCGCATGTACCAAAGTGTCGCCAGGCTGATCAAGCTGTGCGACGACGTGCTGATCGACGACAAAAGCGCCGAACTCAATAAGGATAACGTTGAGGAGATTTTGGATCAAGTTGATGAAGCTGTTAAG AACTTGGCAGATTTGGCACGGGAAAAGATCACACAGCAACAGCAGGCGCTGCAAAACAACagcggcggcggcggtggcGGAGGTGGCGTTTACAAGACGGCGCCGCGTACATCGTACGGCAATGCGAGCTTGGAGATGCCGGCGCAGCGCAACTCGCTGCCCGACATACCGTTGTCGCCGCGGGAACGCGAAATTCTGGAACAAACATGCTGCAAACCATCGGTCGTGCGCAGCAGCCACAGTACGGAGTCGATATTGAGGGACCCGAGTCCACCGCCCAAACCGCCTCTACCCGATAG TAATAGTATTAGACCACCCCCTTTACCTcctaagaaaaaaaatctaaaagcaCAAGTAATGGATGATTGCTTCTGTATAGAATCCCCCATCACGAGTAGTCTGGAAAG AATGTCACTGCGGTCAAAATCGCCGGAATCCTCCAATTCCCTCCTTTCCGAGAGTGCAGGCAGCATAGAGTCTATGTTCAACCATTCCCGGGAAGAGGACGAACTTATGGCTATAAAAGACGGCGACATGGACATGTCTTTCGACCATCATAATTCCGATATAATTG GCGCAAACGGTTCCCACAACTCCTGGGAGGAGTCGTCCCTCAGTTCCAGCTTGTCAAACAACAACAGTGACCACATTACGTCGGTGAACGATTATCATCGTCTGTCGAACACCGATTCGGGCATCGTTTCCTTCAGATCATCGAGTTACTCGAAGCGCAGTTCGCAACAGAGCTCAATCAGCTCGCAGTTCGGGAGCGGCGGTCATCACATTACGTCCAAACATTCCGCCAATGTGTCTGAAATG gtGAAGTCGGAAAGTACGCTTCAAAACTTGTACTTGGGCGATAATCAACTGTCGGTGGGTAGTTTTAGTCACAAGACCAGCAACAGTAGCTCAGTAACCGTAAGCAACGAGTCGGTGTTTAACCGAGACGAGATGGATTTGGGTGGCGACGAGACTCCACCCGCTATACCGCAAAAGACCAGAAAGAAGCATGAACGCCAACCCTCTCCTTATGACAATGTACCTGATGATAGATTAG GAGGTGaagttttaatttcttgtCAAATGCACCAATCACATCAAAGTTTGTCAAGCAGCACAAGCATATCAAGTACAACAATAGGTCAACAAGATTCGACTAAACCACCGCCATTACCACCCAAAAAGAAGCACA TGTTCCAATCGGTGGCTTACTCTG TAATGGCATACATGGAGATGTTCGGTAACTGTTCGCATACCAACGACCAGGAGTTTATGAGACACTCAATCCACGTGCATCAATCGCAATACGCACCGTCCCACCTCAGTCAATCGTCGCTTGGCAGTGTCGGAGGCTTGCCGACGACACAGTCGTGCTCATTTTCGCACACCTCCTCCTCCAGCCGAACGACGTCGCAGACCCAGATCCACTCGCTCAATCTGCATACCGCTGCCCATACATTGGACCAAAG aattccaTCGCCGCTGCACTCGCCCGGCTCGGCACTGTCGTCCTCGTCCACGTCCAGCAACAGTTTACCGCCAGCGCTTCCGCCAAAACAGCGCACGCGCAAATCCTCCTCCAAGTCACCGCCCCCCACTCCCACATCCGTACATCACCACTCACACCATCACTCCGCGCCGGAACCAAGGGCGCCGTCTGTAGCGTCAGCACCTTCACCTGCAAAGACTTTGCCCGATCTCTTGGAGCACACGGCGGCTGTGACCAAGAGTCAGACGATGACGCCTGTGGCGACGTCGGCCGTCGAGGAGAAGGAAAAGGAAGAAGGACCATGCGATATTGATTTAATGGAGGAACTTGATGCCGACAAGTACTTAGTGAAGAAGAAGGAAGATGAGGAGGGGCCTGAAATCAGAGGTGGGCCTATAGATGCACTCATCATACAGGCGACGAAGGCTACCAAGAATGGAG tgtttACATACCAAGAAGCGTTTTTAACAACCTATCGAACATTCATATCACCGTTAGacttaataagtaaattaattaggaGGTACAACCATTTCTACTCCCAGCCAGATAAAAAGCCTAGATCTAGAGAAGCTTTTGCTTTAATTGTTCGAGTTGTTAGTGATTTAac ggCTTCCGACTTGGACGAACAGCTGCAACAAAAACTTATGAGCTTTGTGCAACAATTGATCTCGTGTGGCGAACTGACACTGGCGAAAGCGTTGCGAGTCAAGCATCTGGAGCGACACGAGGCCAAGTTGCTGAGCATCAAATTAACCAACACCGTAACAAGTCTTTCACTAAGTGCTAAGAATTTCTCGTTGTTAGACTTTAAATCGGAACAAATCGCTGAACAGATGACCCTCCTCGATTCCGAGTTATTCAATAAGATCGAAATCCCGGAAGTGCTCACTTGGGCACAGGAACAAAACGAGGAGCGCAGCCCCAACTTAACACGGTTCTCCGAGCACTTCAACAAGATGTCCTATTG GGCTCGCACCAGAATACTGACGGCAGAGACGAAAGATATACGcgaaaaattctttttgaaGTTCATCAAGATCATGAAGCACTTGCgtaaaatcaacaactacaatTCGTACCTGGCTATGCTGTCCGCTCTGGACTCCGCACCTGTGCGTCGCCTCGAGTGGCAGAAGCACGTGCAGGAGGGTCTGAAGGAGTATTGTGCGCTCATTGATAGTTCCTCGAGTTTCCGCGCATATCGACTGGCTTTGGAAAATACGGAACCACCTTGCATCCCCTACAT tgGCTTAGTCCTTCAAGATTTGACCTTTGTTCACATTGGCAACAGCAATTTACTTCCGGACGGCATGATCAACTTTTCCAAACGCTGGCAACAGTACCACATCGTGGAAAACATGAAAAGATTTAAGAAAGA GAAAACGTATGCGTTTAAGAAAAACGAGAAGATAATACAGTTCTTCGGCAACTTCGATGATTTAATTGGCGAGGACGCTATGTGGCAACTGTCTGAGACCATCAAACCCCGTGGGGGAAAGAAAACGAACCAGTGA
- the LOC109608666 gene encoding guanine nucleotide-releasing factor 2 isoform X1, translating to MPDYDEWLREPSRRIRKYKFCKSGRLDKRRHWTVLLSVTLLELDESENESSSPSPLAGQGPGGHKPSFKGTKLARRARSFKDDFLGKFSQMRGPNSAAAAAATAAGSPAGRAHSPKGSGHHGKPHDEHDASVTTITYAPNKSPIKEMDDLWKQIQVALKHFREIISKNKLEMLPGNGTIVLDTVWMINLWVKSNVSGENSSSVISATNRMYQSVARLIKLCDDVLIDDKSAELNKDNVEEILDQVDEAVKNLADLAREKITQQQQALQNNSGGGGGGGGVYKTAPRTSYGNASLEMPAQRNSLPDIPLSPREREILEQTCCKPSVVRSSHSTESILRDPSPPPKPPLPDSNSIRPPPLPPKKKNLKAQVMDDCFCIESPITSSLERMSLRSKSPESSNSLLSESAGSIESMFNHSREEDELMAIKDGDMDMSFDHHNSDIIGANGSHNSWEESSLSSSLSNNNSDHITSVNDYHRLSNTDSGIVSFRSSSYSKRSSQQSSISSQFGSGGHHITSKHSANVSEMVKSESTLQNLYLGDNQLSVGSFSHKTSNSSSVTVSNESVFNRDEMDLGGDETPPAIPQKTRKKHERQPSPYDNVPDDRLGGEVLISCQMHQSHQSLSSSTSISSTTIGQQDSTKPPPLPPKKKHMFQSVAYSVMAYMEMFGNCSHTNDQEFMRHSIHVHQSQYAPSHLSQSSLGSVGGLPTTQSCSFSHTSSSSRTTSQTQIHSLNLHTAAHTLDQRIPSPLHSPGSALSSSSTSSNSLPPALPPKQRTRKSSSKSPPPTPTSVHHHSHHHSAPEPRAPSVASAPSPAKTLPDLLEHTAAVTKSQTMTPVATSAVEEKEKEEGPCDIDLMEELDADKYLVKKKEDEEGPEIRGGPIDALIIQATKATKNGVFTYQEAFLTTYRTFISPLDLISKLIRRYNHFYSQPDKKPRSREAFALIVRVVSDLTASDLDEQLQQKLMSFVQQLISCGELTLAKALRVKHLERHEAKLLSIKLTNTVTSLSLSAKNFSLLDFKSEQIAEQMTLLDSELFNKIEIPEVLTWAQEQNEERSPNLTRFSEHFNKMSYWARTRILTAETKDIREKFFLKFIKIMKHLRKINNYNSYLAMLSALDSAPVRRLEWQKHVQEGLKEYCALIDSSSSFRAYRLALENTEPPCIPYIGLVLQDLTFVHIGNSNLLPDGMINFSKRWQQYHIVENMKRFKKEKTYAFKKNEKIIQFFGNFDDLIGEDAMWQLSETIKPRGGKKTNQ from the exons ATGCCCGATTATGACGAGTGGTTGCGCGAGCCCAGCAGGCGGATCAGGAAGTACAAATTCTGCAAGTCCGGACGGCTCGACAAGAGACGTCACTGGACCGTGCTCCTTTCGGTCACTTTATTGGAACTTGATGAGTCAG AAAACGAGAGTTCGAGCCCGTCCCCGTTGGCCGGTCAGGGCCCGGGCGGCCACAAGCCCTCATTCAAAGGAACGAAACTCGCCCGACGCGCCCGCTCTTTCAAGGACGACTTCCTCGGCAAGTTCTCCCAGATGCGCGGACCAAATTCGGCGGCGGCGGCTGCCGCGACCGCCGCAGGTTCGCCCGCCGGTCGGGCGCACAGTCCCAAAGGGTCCGGCCATCACGGCAAGCCGCACGACGAACATGACGCCTCCGTAACCACAATAACTTACGCGCCGAACAAGAGCCCCATTAAG GAGATGGATGATTTATGGAAGCAGATTCAGGTCGCGTTGAAGCACTTTCGGGAGATCATCTCGAAAAACAAGCTGGAAATGTTGCCGGGCAACGGGACAATCGTTCTGGATACTGTGTGGATGATCAATCTGTGGGTGAAGTCAAACGTTTCGGGTGAGAACAGCAGCAGCGTGATTTCGGCCACAAATCGCATGTACCAAAGTGTCGCCAGGCTGATCAAGCTGTGCGACGACGTGCTGATCGACGACAAAAGCGCCGAACTCAATAAGGATAACGTTGAGGAGATTTTGGATCAAGTTGATGAAGCTGTTAAG AACTTGGCAGATTTGGCACGGGAAAAGATCACACAGCAACAGCAGGCGCTGCAAAACAACagcggcggcggcggtggcGGAGGTGGCGTTTACAAGACGGCGCCGCGTACATCGTACGGCAATGCGAGCTTGGAGATGCCGGCGCAGCGCAACTCGCTGCCCGACATACCGTTGTCGCCGCGGGAACGCGAAATTCTGGAACAAACATGCTGCAAACCATCGGTCGTGCGCAGCAGCCACAGTACGGAGTCGATATTGAGGGACCCGAGTCCACCGCCCAAACCGCCTCTACCCGATAG TAATAGTATTAGACCACCCCCTTTACCTcctaagaaaaaaaatctaaaagcaCAAGTAATGGATGATTGCTTCTGTATAGAATCCCCCATCACGAGTAGTCTGGAAAG AATGTCACTGCGGTCAAAATCGCCGGAATCCTCCAATTCCCTCCTTTCCGAGAGTGCAGGCAGCATAGAGTCTATGTTCAACCATTCCCGGGAAGAGGACGAACTTATGGCTATAAAAGACGGCGACATGGACATGTCTTTCGACCATCATAATTCCGATATAATTG GCGCAAACGGTTCCCACAACTCCTGGGAGGAGTCGTCCCTCAGTTCCAGCTTGTCAAACAACAACAGTGACCACATTACGTCGGTGAACGATTATCATCGTCTGTCGAACACCGATTCGGGCATCGTTTCCTTCAGATCATCGAGTTACTCGAAGCGCAGTTCGCAACAGAGCTCAATCAGCTCGCAGTTCGGGAGCGGCGGTCATCACATTACGTCCAAACATTCCGCCAATGTGTCTGAAATG gtGAAGTCGGAAAGTACGCTTCAAAACTTGTACTTGGGCGATAATCAACTGTCGGTGGGTAGTTTTAGTCACAAGACCAGCAACAGTAGCTCAGTAACCGTAAGCAACGAGTCGGTGTTTAACCGAGACGAGATGGATTTGGGTGGCGACGAGACTCCACCCGCTATACCGCAAAAGACCAGAAAGAAGCATGAACGCCAACCCTCTCCTTATGACAATGTACCTGATGATAGATTAG GAGGTGaagttttaatttcttgtCAAATGCACCAATCACATCAAAGTTTGTCAAGCAGCACAAGCATATCAAGTACAACAATAGGTCAACAAGATTCGACTAAACCACCGCCATTACCACCCAAAAAGAAGCACA TGTTCCAATCGGTGGCTTACTCTG TAATGGCATACATGGAGATGTTCGGTAACTGTTCGCATACCAACGACCAGGAGTTTATGAGACACTCAATCCACGTGCATCAATCGCAATACGCACCGTCCCACCTCAGTCAATCGTCGCTTGGCAGTGTCGGAGGCTTGCCGACGACACAGTCGTGCTCATTTTCGCACACCTCCTCCTCCAGCCGAACGACGTCGCAGACCCAGATCCACTCGCTCAATCTGCATACCGCTGCCCATACATTGGACCAAAG aattccaTCGCCGCTGCACTCGCCCGGCTCGGCACTGTCGTCCTCGTCCACGTCCAGCAACAGTTTACCGCCAGCGCTTCCGCCAAAACAGCGCACGCGCAAATCCTCCTCCAAGTCACCGCCCCCCACTCCCACATCCGTACATCACCACTCACACCATCACTCCGCGCCGGAACCAAGGGCGCCGTCTGTAGCGTCAGCACCTTCACCTGCAAAGACTTTGCCCGATCTCTTGGAGCACACGGCGGCTGTGACCAAGAGTCAGACGATGACGCCTGTGGCGACGTCGGCCGTCGAGGAGAAGGAAAAGGAAGAAGGACCATGCGATATTGATTTAATGGAGGAACTTGATGCCGACAAGTACTTAGTGAAGAAGAAGGAAGATGAGGAGGGGCCTGAAATCAGAGGTGGGCCTATAGATGCACTCATCATACAGGCGACGAAGGCTACCAAGAATGGAG tgtttACATACCAAGAAGCGTTTTTAACAACCTATCGAACATTCATATCACCGTTAGacttaataagtaaattaattaggaGGTACAACCATTTCTACTCCCAGCCAGATAAAAAGCCTAGATCTAGAGAAGCTTTTGCTTTAATTGTTCGAGTTGTTAGTGATTTAac ggCTTCCGACTTGGACGAACAGCTGCAACAAAAACTTATGAGCTTTGTGCAACAATTGATCTCGTGTGGCGAACTGACACTGGCGAAAGCGTTGCGAGTCAAGCATCTGGAGCGACACGAGGCCAAGTTGCTGAGCATCAAATTAACCAACACCGTAACAAGTCTTTCACTAAGTGCTAAGAATTTCTCGTTGTTAGACTTTAAATCGGAACAAATCGCTGAACAGATGACCCTCCTCGATTCCGAGTTATTCAATAAGATCGAAATCCCGGAAGTGCTCACTTGGGCACAGGAACAAAACGAGGAGCGCAGCCCCAACTTAACACGGTTCTCCGAGCACTTCAACAAGATGTCCTATTG GGCTCGCACCAGAATACTGACGGCAGAGACGAAAGATATACGcgaaaaattctttttgaaGTTCATCAAGATCATGAAGCACTTGCgtaaaatcaacaactacaatTCGTACCTGGCTATGCTGTCCGCTCTGGACTCCGCACCTGTGCGTCGCCTCGAGTGGCAGAAGCACGTGCAGGAGGGTCTGAAGGAGTATTGTGCGCTCATTGATAGTTCCTCGAGTTTCCGCGCATATCGACTGGCTTTGGAAAATACGGAACCACCTTGCATCCCCTACAT tgGCTTAGTCCTTCAAGATTTGACCTTTGTTCACATTGGCAACAGCAATTTACTTCCGGACGGCATGATCAACTTTTCCAAACGCTGGCAACAGTACCACATCGTGGAAAACATGAAAAGATTTAAGAAAGA GAAAACGTATGCGTTTAAGAAAAACGAGAAGATAATACAGTTCTTCGGCAACTTCGATGATTTAATTGGCGAGGACGCTATGTGGCAACTGTCTGAGACCATCAAACCCCGTGGGGGAAAGAAAACGAACCAGTGA
- the LOC109608666 gene encoding guanine nucleotide-releasing factor 2 isoform X2 — protein sequence MPDYDEWLREPSRRIRKYKFCKSGRLDKRRHWTVLLSVTLLELDESENESSSPSPLAGQGPGGHKPSFKGTKLARRARSFKDDFLGKFSQMRGPNSAAAAAATAAGSPAGRAHSPKGSGHHGKPHDEHDASVTTITYAPNKSPIKEMDDLWKQIQVALKHFREIISKNKLEMLPGNGTIVLDTVWMINLWVKSNVSGENSSSVISATNRMYQSVARLIKLCDDVLIDDKSAELNKDNVEEILDQVDEAVKNLADLAREKITQQQQALQNNSGGGGGGGGVYKTAPRTSYGNASLEMPAQRNSLPDIPLSPREREILEQTCCKPSVVRSSHSTESILRDPSPPPKPPLPDSNSIRPPPLPPKKKNLKAQVMDDCFCIESPITSSLERMSLRSKSPESSNSLLSESAGSIESMFNHSREEDELMAIKDGDMDMSFDHHNSDIIGANGSHNSWEESSLSSSLSNNNSDHITSVNDYHRLSNTDSGIVSFRSSSYSKRSSQQSSISSQFGSGGHHITSKHSANVSEMVKSESTLQNLYLGDNQLSVGSFSHKTSNSSSVTVSNESVFNRDEMDLGGDETPPAIPQKTRKKHERQPSPYDNVPDDRLGGEVLISCQMHQSHQSLSSSTSISSTTIGQQDSTKPPPLPPKKKHIMAYMEMFGNCSHTNDQEFMRHSIHVHQSQYAPSHLSQSSLGSVGGLPTTQSCSFSHTSSSSRTTSQTQIHSLNLHTAAHTLDQRIPSPLHSPGSALSSSSTSSNSLPPALPPKQRTRKSSSKSPPPTPTSVHHHSHHHSAPEPRAPSVASAPSPAKTLPDLLEHTAAVTKSQTMTPVATSAVEEKEKEEGPCDIDLMEELDADKYLVKKKEDEEGPEIRGGPIDALIIQATKATKNGVFTYQEAFLTTYRTFISPLDLISKLIRRYNHFYSQPDKKPRSREAFALIVRVVSDLTASDLDEQLQQKLMSFVQQLISCGELTLAKALRVKHLERHEAKLLSIKLTNTVTSLSLSAKNFSLLDFKSEQIAEQMTLLDSELFNKIEIPEVLTWAQEQNEERSPNLTRFSEHFNKMSYWARTRILTAETKDIREKFFLKFIKIMKHLRKINNYNSYLAMLSALDSAPVRRLEWQKHVQEGLKEYCALIDSSSSFRAYRLALENTEPPCIPYIGLVLQDLTFVHIGNSNLLPDGMINFSKRWQQYHIVENMKRFKKEKTYAFKKNEKIIQFFGNFDDLIGEDAMWQLSETIKPRGGKKTNQ from the exons ATGCCCGATTATGACGAGTGGTTGCGCGAGCCCAGCAGGCGGATCAGGAAGTACAAATTCTGCAAGTCCGGACGGCTCGACAAGAGACGTCACTGGACCGTGCTCCTTTCGGTCACTTTATTGGAACTTGATGAGTCAG AAAACGAGAGTTCGAGCCCGTCCCCGTTGGCCGGTCAGGGCCCGGGCGGCCACAAGCCCTCATTCAAAGGAACGAAACTCGCCCGACGCGCCCGCTCTTTCAAGGACGACTTCCTCGGCAAGTTCTCCCAGATGCGCGGACCAAATTCGGCGGCGGCGGCTGCCGCGACCGCCGCAGGTTCGCCCGCCGGTCGGGCGCACAGTCCCAAAGGGTCCGGCCATCACGGCAAGCCGCACGACGAACATGACGCCTCCGTAACCACAATAACTTACGCGCCGAACAAGAGCCCCATTAAG GAGATGGATGATTTATGGAAGCAGATTCAGGTCGCGTTGAAGCACTTTCGGGAGATCATCTCGAAAAACAAGCTGGAAATGTTGCCGGGCAACGGGACAATCGTTCTGGATACTGTGTGGATGATCAATCTGTGGGTGAAGTCAAACGTTTCGGGTGAGAACAGCAGCAGCGTGATTTCGGCCACAAATCGCATGTACCAAAGTGTCGCCAGGCTGATCAAGCTGTGCGACGACGTGCTGATCGACGACAAAAGCGCCGAACTCAATAAGGATAACGTTGAGGAGATTTTGGATCAAGTTGATGAAGCTGTTAAG AACTTGGCAGATTTGGCACGGGAAAAGATCACACAGCAACAGCAGGCGCTGCAAAACAACagcggcggcggcggtggcGGAGGTGGCGTTTACAAGACGGCGCCGCGTACATCGTACGGCAATGCGAGCTTGGAGATGCCGGCGCAGCGCAACTCGCTGCCCGACATACCGTTGTCGCCGCGGGAACGCGAAATTCTGGAACAAACATGCTGCAAACCATCGGTCGTGCGCAGCAGCCACAGTACGGAGTCGATATTGAGGGACCCGAGTCCACCGCCCAAACCGCCTCTACCCGATAG TAATAGTATTAGACCACCCCCTTTACCTcctaagaaaaaaaatctaaaagcaCAAGTAATGGATGATTGCTTCTGTATAGAATCCCCCATCACGAGTAGTCTGGAAAG AATGTCACTGCGGTCAAAATCGCCGGAATCCTCCAATTCCCTCCTTTCCGAGAGTGCAGGCAGCATAGAGTCTATGTTCAACCATTCCCGGGAAGAGGACGAACTTATGGCTATAAAAGACGGCGACATGGACATGTCTTTCGACCATCATAATTCCGATATAATTG GCGCAAACGGTTCCCACAACTCCTGGGAGGAGTCGTCCCTCAGTTCCAGCTTGTCAAACAACAACAGTGACCACATTACGTCGGTGAACGATTATCATCGTCTGTCGAACACCGATTCGGGCATCGTTTCCTTCAGATCATCGAGTTACTCGAAGCGCAGTTCGCAACAGAGCTCAATCAGCTCGCAGTTCGGGAGCGGCGGTCATCACATTACGTCCAAACATTCCGCCAATGTGTCTGAAATG gtGAAGTCGGAAAGTACGCTTCAAAACTTGTACTTGGGCGATAATCAACTGTCGGTGGGTAGTTTTAGTCACAAGACCAGCAACAGTAGCTCAGTAACCGTAAGCAACGAGTCGGTGTTTAACCGAGACGAGATGGATTTGGGTGGCGACGAGACTCCACCCGCTATACCGCAAAAGACCAGAAAGAAGCATGAACGCCAACCCTCTCCTTATGACAATGTACCTGATGATAGATTAG GAGGTGaagttttaatttcttgtCAAATGCACCAATCACATCAAAGTTTGTCAAGCAGCACAAGCATATCAAGTACAACAATAGGTCAACAAGATTCGACTAAACCACCGCCATTACCACCCAAAAAGAAGCACA TAATGGCATACATGGAGATGTTCGGTAACTGTTCGCATACCAACGACCAGGAGTTTATGAGACACTCAATCCACGTGCATCAATCGCAATACGCACCGTCCCACCTCAGTCAATCGTCGCTTGGCAGTGTCGGAGGCTTGCCGACGACACAGTCGTGCTCATTTTCGCACACCTCCTCCTCCAGCCGAACGACGTCGCAGACCCAGATCCACTCGCTCAATCTGCATACCGCTGCCCATACATTGGACCAAAG aattccaTCGCCGCTGCACTCGCCCGGCTCGGCACTGTCGTCCTCGTCCACGTCCAGCAACAGTTTACCGCCAGCGCTTCCGCCAAAACAGCGCACGCGCAAATCCTCCTCCAAGTCACCGCCCCCCACTCCCACATCCGTACATCACCACTCACACCATCACTCCGCGCCGGAACCAAGGGCGCCGTCTGTAGCGTCAGCACCTTCACCTGCAAAGACTTTGCCCGATCTCTTGGAGCACACGGCGGCTGTGACCAAGAGTCAGACGATGACGCCTGTGGCGACGTCGGCCGTCGAGGAGAAGGAAAAGGAAGAAGGACCATGCGATATTGATTTAATGGAGGAACTTGATGCCGACAAGTACTTAGTGAAGAAGAAGGAAGATGAGGAGGGGCCTGAAATCAGAGGTGGGCCTATAGATGCACTCATCATACAGGCGACGAAGGCTACCAAGAATGGAG tgtttACATACCAAGAAGCGTTTTTAACAACCTATCGAACATTCATATCACCGTTAGacttaataagtaaattaattaggaGGTACAACCATTTCTACTCCCAGCCAGATAAAAAGCCTAGATCTAGAGAAGCTTTTGCTTTAATTGTTCGAGTTGTTAGTGATTTAac ggCTTCCGACTTGGACGAACAGCTGCAACAAAAACTTATGAGCTTTGTGCAACAATTGATCTCGTGTGGCGAACTGACACTGGCGAAAGCGTTGCGAGTCAAGCATCTGGAGCGACACGAGGCCAAGTTGCTGAGCATCAAATTAACCAACACCGTAACAAGTCTTTCACTAAGTGCTAAGAATTTCTCGTTGTTAGACTTTAAATCGGAACAAATCGCTGAACAGATGACCCTCCTCGATTCCGAGTTATTCAATAAGATCGAAATCCCGGAAGTGCTCACTTGGGCACAGGAACAAAACGAGGAGCGCAGCCCCAACTTAACACGGTTCTCCGAGCACTTCAACAAGATGTCCTATTG GGCTCGCACCAGAATACTGACGGCAGAGACGAAAGATATACGcgaaaaattctttttgaaGTTCATCAAGATCATGAAGCACTTGCgtaaaatcaacaactacaatTCGTACCTGGCTATGCTGTCCGCTCTGGACTCCGCACCTGTGCGTCGCCTCGAGTGGCAGAAGCACGTGCAGGAGGGTCTGAAGGAGTATTGTGCGCTCATTGATAGTTCCTCGAGTTTCCGCGCATATCGACTGGCTTTGGAAAATACGGAACCACCTTGCATCCCCTACAT tgGCTTAGTCCTTCAAGATTTGACCTTTGTTCACATTGGCAACAGCAATTTACTTCCGGACGGCATGATCAACTTTTCCAAACGCTGGCAACAGTACCACATCGTGGAAAACATGAAAAGATTTAAGAAAGA GAAAACGTATGCGTTTAAGAAAAACGAGAAGATAATACAGTTCTTCGGCAACTTCGATGATTTAATTGGCGAGGACGCTATGTGGCAACTGTCTGAGACCATCAAACCCCGTGGGGGAAAGAAAACGAACCAGTGA